In one window of Balaenoptera musculus isolate JJ_BM4_2016_0621 chromosome 10, mBalMus1.pri.v3, whole genome shotgun sequence DNA:
- the SLC6A12 gene encoding LOW QUALITY PROTEIN: sodium- and chloride-dependent betaine transporter (The sequence of the model RefSeq protein was modified relative to this genomic sequence to represent the inferred CDS: inserted 1 base in 1 codon) gives MAADDRKVAVPKDGPSVVSWVPEEGEKLDQEGKDQVKDRGQWSNKMEFVLSVAGEIIGLGNVWRFPYLCYKNGGGAFFFPYFIFFFTCGIPVFFLEVALGQYTSQGSVTAWRKICPLLQGIGLASVVIEAYLNVYYIIILSWALFYLFSSFTSELPWTACTHSWNTEGCVDFLNRSAASAAAPPVNFTSPVMEFWERRVLGLSSGIHELGALRWELALCLLLAWVVCYFCIWKGVKSTGKVVYFTATFPYLMLVILLIRGITLPGAYEGIIYYLKPDLLRLKDPQVWMDAGTQIFFSFAICQGCLTALGSYNKYHNNCYRDSIALCFLNSATSFVAGFVVFSILGFMSQEQGVPISEVAESGPGLAFIAFPKAVSMMPLSQLWSCLFFIMLIFLGLDSQFVCVECLVTASVDMFPXQLRKSGGGKLLILAIAVICYLLGLFLVTEGGMYIFQLFDYYACSGTCLLFLSVLSICIGWVYGADRFYDNMEDMFGYRPWPLVKISWLFLTPGLCLATFLFSLSKYTPLRYNNVYVYPAWGYFIGWFLAGSSMGCVPLFIVVALLKTQGSFKKRLRQLVTPDPSLPQPKRYLCLDGGNNQDCGPSPTKAGLMAGEKETHL, from the exons ATGGCTGCAGACGACAGAAAAGTGGCAGTTCCCAAGGATGGGCCTTCTGTGGTCTCCTGGGTccctgaggagggagagaagttGGACCAGGAAGGCAAGGACCAGGTGAAGGATCGGGGCCAGTGGAGCAACAAGATGGAGTTCGTGCTGTCCGTGGCCGGGGAGATCATCGGGCTGGGCAACGTCTGGAGGTTCCCCTACCTCTGCTACAAAAACGGGGGAG GAGCCTTCTTCTTCCCCTACTTCATCTTCTTCTTCACCTGCGGCATCCCAGTGTTCTTCCTGGAAGTGGCGCTGGGCCAGTACACCAGCCAGGGCAGCGTCACAGCCTGGAGGAAgatctgccccctcctccagg gCATTGGCCTGGCGTCTGTGGTCATCGAGGCCTATCTGAACGTCTACTACATCATCATCCTCTCCTGGGCCCTCTTCTACCTGTTCAGCTCCTTTACCTCCGAGCTGCCCTGGACCGCCTGCACCCACTCCTGGAACACAG AGGGCTGCGTGGACTTCCTGAACCGCTCGGCAGCCAGCGCAGCGGCCCCGCCCGTGAACTTCACCTCCCCCGTCATGGAATTCTGGGA GAGACGTGTTCTGGGCCTCAGCTCCGGCATCCACGAACTGGGGGCCCTGCGCTGGGAGCTGGCCCTCTGCCTCCTGCTTGCCTGGGTCGTCTGCTACTTCTGCATCTGGAAGGGGGTCAAGTCCACGGGCAAG GTTGTCTACTTCACAGCCACGTTCCCCTACCTGATGCTGGTCATCCTCTTGATCCGAGGCATCACCCTGCCCGGAGCCTACGAGGGCATCATCTACTACCTGAAACCAGATTTGCTTCGGCTCAAGGACCCCCAG GTGTGGATGGACGCGGGCACCCAGATCTTCTTCTCCTTCGCCATCTGCCAGGGGTGCCTGACGGCCCTGGGCAGCTACAACAAGTACCACAACAACTGCTACAG GGACAGCATCGCCCTCTGCTTCCTGAACAGCGCCACCAGCTTCGTGGCGGGGTTTGTGGTCTTCTCCATCCTGGGCTTCATGTCCCAGGAGCAGGGGGTGCCCATCTCTGAGGTGGCCGAGTCAG GCCCTGGTCTGGCCTTCATTGCCTTCCCCAAGGCTGTGAGCATGATGCCCCTGTCCCAGCTGTGGTCCTGCCTCTTCTTCATCATGCTCATCTTCCTCGGGCTGGACAGCCAG TTTGTTTGTGTGGAGTGCCTGGTGACAGCCTCCGTGGACATGTTCC GGCAGCTCCGGAAGAGCGGCGGCGGGAAGCTCCTGATCCTCGCCATCGCGGTCATTTGCTACCTGCTTGGGCTCTTCCTGGTCACTGAG gGCGGGATGTACATCTTCCAGCTGTTTGATTATTACGCCTGCAGTGGCACATGCCTGCTGTTCCTTTCCGTTTTGAGTATCTGCATCGGCTGGGTGTATG GGGCCGACCGTTTCTATGACAACATGGAGGACATGTTTGGCTACCGGCCGTGGCCCCTGGTGAAGATCTCCTGGCTCTTCCTGACCCCGGGCCTTTGCCTG GccactttcctcttctccttgaGCAAGTACACACCTCTCAGATACAACAACGTCTACGTGTACCCAGCCTGGGGATACTTCATCGGCTGGTTCCTGGCTGGCTCCTCCATGGGCTGTGTCCCACTCTTCATCGTCGTCGCCCTCCTGAAGACCCAGGGCTCCTTCAAGAAG CGCCTGCGGCAGCTCGTCACCCCTGACCCAAGCCTGCCACAGCCCAAGCGATACCTGTGTCTGGACGGTGGCAACAACCAGGACTGCGGGCCCTCCCCAACGAAGGCGGGTCTCATGGCTGGGGAGAAGGAGACGCACTTGTAG